The Saprospiraceae bacterium genome includes the window AAGGTGCTAAGTACAGCTGCCATTGCTGCCAAAGTTGATGGTTTGCAAGGCTTGAAGGAAAATGTCATTGTTGGTAAGCTAATCCCAGCGGGTACGGGCTTACGCAGATTTGACAATATATTTGTAACAACTAAAGAGTCTCAAATGGCTTACGAGTCACGCCGGACCCAACTAGAAGAGGTAGATGACCTCGACTAATTGTAGTTTGTTATAAACAAGAATGTACGCTAATGAAAAGCCCTCGCTGAGCACTCATCGGGGGCTTTTCTTTTGAATAAATGACCTTTTGTCGGCTATTTAGAAAATGCTGAGGATCTAAATAGTTATTTTTAAAGCTTACCAAAGCAGTATGACTAATGAAAAACTATTTACTTCTTTTTGCTATTCTTTACAGTGGGCTGATGTCTGCTCAAACCATTTGGACCGGAGAGAAGATAACTTTTAGTAAAGACAATTTTGCCGATCCAACTTTAGCCGAGAACCAAGATCGAATAACGGATAGTGTCTGGATTACCAGGGGCACGATTCAAGGCATTTTTAATATAAAAAAGGAATTGGCCTATAAGATGAATAGCAGCCCAATAGGTACGGAGTGGGCTTTCGGAACAAGCGCCGGACTAGACTCCCTTACTTTTAAAGATTGGCAGACTACCATTAATAACAATCCTCCTTTAATGGTTAATAAAGACATGGTTGTTCACCTGATAGCGGAAGATATATACATTGATATCAAATTTTTGAGCTGGGCAGTCGGAACAGCTGGGGGTGGATTCAGCTATGAAAGGTCATCTGATCCGGTGTTAAGTACACGAAAGGAAGAAATGTTGGCTGCCCACATTAAGGTTTTTCCTAATCCTAGTAGCCAACGCATCATGCTAGATTTTGCAAGTGATTCGAATGATCCACTCCGTTTGGTTTTACTTGATATGTCAGGAAAAAAGTGTATGTCTGAATTAAA containing:
- a CDS encoding T9SS type A sorting domain-containing protein, with protein sequence MKNYLLLFAILYSGLMSAQTIWTGEKITFSKDNFADPTLAENQDRITDSVWITRGTIQGIFNIKKELAYKMNSSPIGTEWAFGTSAGLDSLTFKDWQTTINNNPPLMVNKDMVVHLIAEDIYIDIKFLSWAVGTAGGGFSYERSSDPVLSTRKEEMLAAHIKVFPNPSSQRIMLDFASDSNDPLRLVLLDMSGKKCMSELKSIHVGNNLLEFDLGTLSPGMYLMKLKQGNKWANRKIIVQ